One genomic window of Aptenodytes patagonicus chromosome 3, bAptPat1.pri.cur, whole genome shotgun sequence includes the following:
- the RAB1A gene encoding LOW QUALITY PROTEIN: ras-related protein Rab-1A (The sequence of the model RefSeq protein was modified relative to this genomic sequence to represent the inferred CDS: deleted 7 bases in 4 codons): MRRRRRRDRRESESSGGGRGRGGTGRRRRRRLAFPACPATAPRPCKRCLARGRPVSWLGSGSHFGLRASAEAAERAGRRRRGRPSRAPGEGGSLDACIRGAPASAAGGDAATAPPQSALAVPRAAGPTDMSSMNPEYDYLFKLLLIGDSGVGKSCLLLRFADDTYTESYISTIGVDFKIRTIELDGKTIKLQIWDTAGQERFRTITSSYYRGAHGIIVVYDVTDQESFNNVKQWLQEIDRYASENVNKLLVGNKCDLTTKKVVDYTTAKEFADSLGIPFLETSAKNATNVEQSFMTMAAEIKKRMGPGATAGGAEKSNVKIQSTPVKQSSGGCC, translated from the exons ATGCGCCGGCGCCGCCGCAGGGACCGCCGGGAAAGCGAGTcctccggcggcgggcgcggccgc GGCGGCACGGGTCGGCGTCGGCGGCGCAGACTCGCTTTCCCGGCATGCCCCGCTACCGCCCCTCGGCCATGTAAGCGCTGCTTGGCGAGAGGCCGCCCCGTTTCCTggttgggctctggcagccatTTTGGGCTGAGG GCGAGCGCGGAGGCCGCGGAGCGGGCAGGGCGCCGGCGGAGGGGCAGGCCGAGCCGAGCGCCGGGCGAAGGCGGGAGC TTGGACGCCTGCATCCGCGGAGCGCCCGCCTCGGCGGCGGGAGGTGAC GCCGCGACCGCCCCCCCTCAGAGCGCGCTCGCCGTCCCTCGGGCCGCGGGCCCCACGGACATGTCCAGCATGAATCCCGAATA tgacTATTTATTCAAGCTACTTCTGATTGGAGACTCCGGTGTTGGGAAATCTTGCCTTCTACTTAGGTTTGCA GATGACACGTACACAGAAAGTTACATCAGCACGATTGGTGTGGACTTCAAAATCAGAACTATAGAACTAGATGGGAAAACAATCAAGCTCCAGATA TGGGACACGGCAGGACAGGAGAGGTTTCGAACTATCACTTCCAGTTACTATAGAGGTGCTCATGGCATCATAGTTGTGTATGATGTTACAGATCAG GAGTCTTTCAATAATGTAAAACAGTGGCTGCAGGAGATAGACCGTTATGCCAGTGAAAACGTCAACAAGTTGTTGGTGGGGAACAAATGTGATCTGACCACAAAGAAAGTAGTAGACTATACAACAGCAAAG GAATTTGCAGATTCTCTTGGAATTCCATTTTTGGAAACCAGTGCAAAGAATGCCACAAATGTAGAACAGTCTTTCATGACCATGGCAGCTGAGATTAAAAAACGAATGGGTCCGGGAGCGACAGCTGGTGGTGCAGAGAAGTCCAATGTTAAAATTCAGAGCACTCCAGTCAAGCAGTCTAGTGGAGGTTGCTGCTAA